The following are from one region of the Gammaproteobacteria bacterium genome:
- a CDS encoding C39 family peptidase — protein MQSQTESNWCWAATSTSVSHFYWLWSTWTQCRVANGELGHSDCCNNPVPSACNVPWYLDKALTRTNNFVSIMGQASFQQVKDEIDAGRPVGARIGWNGGGGHFMVIYGYSRVLNLEYFDIDDPIYGKSHLTVSDFASNYQGSGTWTHTYFTKSYFKLPIKYLIPIEPILRRIWEARPLLQLKQGKISTTELPGTRAFQEIEDENRAAIGMAHRVYSLGLDALLDRREAAPEPVALRVIETSGETLQAFFDVSEEGEPRVLQMSAAKINWIYMPEA, from the coding sequence ATGCAGTCACAAACCGAATCCAATTGGTGCTGGGCTGCAACTTCAACAAGCGTATCTCATTTCTATTGGTTATGGAGCACCTGGACCCAATGTCGAGTGGCAAACGGGGAACTTGGCCATAGCGATTGCTGTAATAACCCGGTGCCATCGGCTTGCAACGTGCCGTGGTATCTCGACAAGGCGCTGACTCGCACCAACAACTTTGTCAGCATAATGGGGCAAGCCAGCTTCCAGCAGGTGAAGGATGAAATCGATGCAGGCCGCCCTGTGGGTGCCAGAATCGGTTGGAATGGTGGTGGCGGTCATTTCATGGTCATTTACGGCTATAGTCGTGTTCTTAATTTGGAGTACTTTGATATTGATGATCCGATTTACGGCAAGAGTCACCTTACGGTATCTGATTTTGCAAGCAACTATCAAGGAAGTGGCACCTGGACCCACACCTATTTCACTAAGAGCTATTTCAAATTGCCAATAAAATATCTGATTCCAATCGAGCCGATTCTTCGTCGTATTTGGGAAGCCCGTCCGCTATTACAATTAAAGCAGGGAAAAATATCGACGACGGAACTACCTGGAACACGTGCATTTCAGGAGATCGAGGATGAAAACCGCGCTGCCATCGGTATGGCTCATCGCGTATATTCACTCGGACTGGATGCATTATTGGATAGACGTGAAGCGGCACCAGAGCCTGTGGCACTCCGGGTAATCGAAACTTCTGGAGAAACCTTGCAAGCATTTTTCGATGTCAGCGAGGAGGGCGAACCGCGCGTCCTGCAAATGTCAGCAGCAAAGATCAATTGGATATATATGCCTGAGGCCTAA
- a CDS encoding PEP-CTERM sorting domain-containing protein has protein sequence MMLFQQELTISVILLVQRLDIYGAGEHWKSGFIYSHGIATNIASLVTIDSGFYAPIPVAINNKGQILGVGTSEFDRGSGFFLSPVAPIPEPSTYAMLLAGLGLVGFVGRKRVEK, from the coding sequence ATGATGCTATTCCAACAGGAATTAACGATTTCGGTGATATTATTGGTTCAACGTCTCGATATTTACGGCGCCGGTGAACATTGGAAAAGTGGATTTATATACAGCCATGGTATTGCTACCAATATAGCGTCGCTTGTTACAATAGATTCAGGTTTCTATGCTCCGATACCTGTTGCTATTAACAACAAAGGTCAAATATTAGGTGTTGGAACATCAGAATTTGATAGAGGAAGTGGTTTTTTTCTTTCCCCGGTAGCTCCAATCCCTGAGCCATCCACCTACGCCATGCTGCTGGCCGGGCTGGGGTTGGTGGGGTTTGTGGGGCGCAAGCGAGTGGAGAAATAA
- the tnpA gene encoding IS200/IS605 family transposase codes for MLLYHLVFPAKYRRAVFDEAVDGVLRDVCLDLERRYQLKFMEIGTDKDHVHFLVQSVPAYSVTKLVILIKSITAREVFRLCPHVKKQLWGGEFWTDGYFVSTVGRHGDEDTIRNYVKKQGDVYQQLYEDRQLALF; via the coding sequence GTGCTGCTTTATCATCTGGTGTTTCCGGCGAAATATCGCCGCGCCGTATTTGACGAGGCTGTGGATGGGGTGTTGCGGGATGTCTGTTTAGATCTCGAACGGCGTTACCAGTTGAAGTTCATGGAGATCGGTACGGATAAGGATCATGTGCATTTTCTGGTGCAGTCGGTTCCCGCATACAGTGTCACAAAACTGGTAATACTGATCAAGAGCATCACGGCGCGGGAGGTGTTTCGCTTGTGCCCTCATGTGAAGAAACAGTTGTGGGGCGGGGAATTCTGGACTGATGGTTATTTCGTCAGCACAGTTGGCCGTCATGGCGATGAGGACACAATAAGAAATTACGTTAAAAAGCAGGGAGATGTCTATCAGCAGTTATACGAAGACAGACAACTCGCTCTCTTCTGA
- the cysD gene encoding sulfate adenylyltransferase subunit CysD, with amino-acid sequence MLTHLQRLEAESIQIMREVVAECEHPVMLYSIGKDSAVMLHLAVKAFYPSKPPFPLLHVDTTWKFREMIEFRDVMAKKLGLELLVHINPHGVEKGINPFTHGSAIHTDIWKTEGLKQALDKHGFDVAFGGARRDEEKSRAKERIFSIRSAQHRWDPKLQRPELWRLYNARKNKGESIRVFPLSNWTELDIWQYIYLNDIPIVPLYFAKERPVVERDGTLIMVDDARLPLRNGEQPMMKRVRFRTLGCYPLTGAIESEANTLTAIIQEMLLTKTSERQGRLIDHDSTGSMEKKKQEGYF; translated from the coding sequence ATGCTGACACATTTACAGCGTTTAGAAGCAGAGAGTATTCAAATCATGCGAGAGGTTGTTGCGGAGTGCGAACATCCGGTGATGCTCTATTCCATTGGTAAAGATAGCGCTGTCATGCTGCACCTGGCAGTTAAAGCGTTTTATCCTTCAAAACCGCCGTTTCCGCTGCTTCATGTTGATACAACTTGGAAATTCAGAGAAATGATTGAATTTCGCGATGTCATGGCGAAAAAGCTCGGACTCGAATTACTGGTACATATCAACCCGCACGGGGTAGAAAAAGGAATTAATCCGTTTACGCACGGTTCGGCGATTCACACGGATATCTGGAAGACAGAAGGGTTAAAACAAGCGTTGGATAAACACGGTTTCGATGTGGCATTCGGTGGCGCGCGCCGGGATGAGGAAAAGTCTCGTGCCAAAGAGCGTATTTTTTCCATCCGCTCGGCGCAACACCGCTGGGATCCCAAGCTGCAACGGCCCGAGCTTTGGCGGTTATATAATGCGCGCAAGAATAAAGGTGAGAGTATCCGGGTGTTTCCGCTTTCTAACTGGACCGAACTTGATATCTGGCAATATATCTATCTGAATGACATACCCATTGTGCCATTGTATTTTGCCAAGGAACGCCCCGTGGTCGAACGTGACGGCACACTAATCATGGTGGATGACGCACGATTGCCATTGCGGAACGGGGAGCAACCGATGATGAAACGGGTGAGATTCCGCACGTTGGGATGTTATCCACTAACTGGCGCGATCGAAAGCGAAGCCAATACTTTGACGGCAATCATCCAGGAAATGCTATTGACCAAAACCTCCGAACGGCAAGGCCGGTTGATCGATCATGATTCAACCGGTTCTATGGAGAAGAAAAAGCAAGAGGGTTATTTCTGA